A genomic region of Rhodococcus pyridinivorans contains the following coding sequences:
- a CDS encoding amino acid-binding protein, producing the protein MSYLLRVRLPDRPGSLGSLALALGSVGADILSLDVVERGTDFAIDDLVVDVEPGKLPDTLLTAAEALPGVTVDSIRPYAGILDTHRELELIDHVAAARDDRIQILVDGAPRVLRVGWATVLGVGPNGIFRLAGSPGSPETHLDGVPWMPLAEATLLDHDGEWVPQLWRDMDTMLAAAPLGSPERVLVLGRPGGPEFRPSEIARIGYFAGIVGTVLR; encoded by the coding sequence GTGTCGTACCTCTTGCGTGTCAGGCTCCCCGATCGTCCCGGTAGCCTCGGCTCGCTCGCCCTGGCGCTCGGTTCGGTCGGCGCCGACATCCTGTCGCTCGACGTCGTCGAACGCGGCACGGACTTCGCGATCGACGATCTCGTCGTCGACGTCGAGCCGGGCAAGCTCCCCGACACGCTCCTCACCGCGGCCGAGGCCCTGCCCGGTGTGACGGTCGACTCGATCCGTCCCTACGCCGGAATCCTCGACACCCATCGCGAACTCGAACTGATCGATCACGTCGCCGCCGCCCGCGACGACCGCATCCAGATCCTCGTCGACGGTGCTCCCCGGGTGCTCCGCGTGGGTTGGGCGACCGTGCTCGGAGTCGGCCCGAACGGCATCTTCCGCCTCGCGGGGAGCCCGGGTTCGCCGGAGACCCACCTCGACGGCGTCCCCTGGATGCCGCTCGCCGAGGCCACCCTGCTCGACCACGACGGTGAGTGGGTGCCGCAGCTCTGGCGCGACATGGACACGATGCTCGCGGCCGCTCCCCTCGGCTCGCCCGAACGTGTCCTCGTCCTCGGCCGCCCCGGCGGACCGGAGTTCCGTCCGTCCGAGATCGCACGCATCGGTTACTTCGCGGGCATCGTCGGCACCGTCCTCCGATAG
- the gatC gene encoding Asp-tRNA(Asn)/Glu-tRNA(Gln) amidotransferase subunit GatC → MPAISRDEVAHLARLSRLALTDAELDEFAGQLDSILNHVKAVSEVAADDVAPMANPNAVTNVTRPDVVVPGLTPEQALSGAPAVEEDRFSVPQILGEGE, encoded by the coding sequence GTGCCTGCCATCTCCCGTGACGAGGTCGCGCATCTCGCCCGGTTGTCCCGGCTTGCGCTGACCGATGCCGAACTCGACGAGTTCGCCGGTCAGTTGGATTCGATCCTCAACCACGTCAAGGCGGTGTCGGAGGTGGCCGCGGACGATGTGGCTCCCATGGCGAACCCGAACGCCGTCACCAACGTGACGCGACCCGACGTCGTCGTCCCCGGTCTCACACCCGAGCAGGCGCTCTCCGGTGCGCCGGCCGTCGAGGAGGATCGCTTCTCGGTCCCGCAGATCCTGGGAGAGGGCGAATGA
- the gatA gene encoding Asp-tRNA(Asn)/Glu-tRNA(Gln) amidotransferase subunit GatA — MSTDTTRLDAATLASKIHAGELSSVEVTQAHLDRIAEVDGEYNAFLHVASEQALAAAEEVDRAVAAGEKPASALAGVPLALKDVFTTTDMPTTCGSKILEGWVSPYDATLTTKLREAGIPILGKTNMDEFAMGSSTENSAYGPTRNPWDTSRIPGGSGGGSAAALASYQAPLAIGTDTGGSIRQPAAVTATVGTKPTYGTVSRYGLVACASSLDQGGPCGRTVLDTALLHEVIAGHDPRDSTSVNAPVRPVVEAARQGAAGDLKGLKVGVVKELHSDSYQPGVLSSFDAAVETLTKLGAEVVEVSCPHFEYALASYYLILPSEVSSNLARFDGMRYGMRVDDGTMSAEQVMAATRAAGFGKEVKRRIMIGTYALSSGYYEAYYGQALKVRSLIAQDFDKAYEQVDVLVSPTSPFTPWKLGEKVDDPLAMYLSDLCTLPTNLAGHCAMSVPSGLSADDGLPVGLQIMAPALADERLYRVGAAFEAARGPIVA; from the coding sequence ATGAGCACGGATACGACACGCCTCGACGCCGCGACTCTGGCGTCGAAGATCCATGCCGGCGAACTGTCGTCGGTGGAGGTCACCCAGGCCCACCTCGATCGCATCGCCGAGGTCGACGGCGAGTACAACGCCTTCCTGCACGTCGCCTCCGAGCAGGCGCTCGCCGCCGCGGAGGAGGTCGACCGTGCCGTCGCCGCGGGCGAGAAACCGGCCTCGGCGCTCGCCGGTGTGCCGCTCGCGCTCAAGGACGTGTTCACCACCACGGACATGCCCACCACGTGCGGTTCGAAGATCCTCGAGGGCTGGGTCTCGCCCTACGACGCGACGCTCACCACGAAGCTGCGCGAGGCCGGGATCCCCATCCTCGGCAAGACCAACATGGACGAGTTCGCGATGGGTTCGTCCACCGAGAACTCGGCCTACGGCCCCACCCGCAACCCGTGGGACACCAGCCGTATCCCGGGTGGCTCGGGTGGCGGTTCCGCTGCGGCGCTCGCGTCGTATCAAGCACCCCTCGCGATCGGCACCGACACCGGTGGCTCGATCCGCCAGCCCGCCGCTGTCACCGCCACCGTCGGCACCAAGCCCACCTACGGCACGGTCTCTCGGTACGGCCTCGTCGCCTGTGCGTCGTCGCTCGACCAGGGTGGTCCCTGCGGCCGCACCGTCCTCGACACGGCGCTGCTGCACGAGGTCATCGCCGGGCACGACCCGCGCGACTCGACGTCGGTGAACGCCCCCGTGCGTCCCGTCGTGGAGGCGGCGCGCCAGGGTGCGGCCGGCGACCTGAAGGGCCTGAAGGTCGGCGTGGTCAAGGAGCTGCACTCCGACAGCTACCAGCCCGGCGTGCTCTCGTCGTTCGATGCGGCGGTCGAGACGCTCACGAAGCTCGGCGCGGAGGTCGTCGAGGTCTCGTGCCCGCACTTCGAGTACGCGCTCGCCTCGTACTACCTGATCCTGCCGTCGGAGGTCTCCTCCAACCTGGCCCGCTTCGACGGGATGCGGTACGGCATGCGCGTCGACGACGGCACGATGAGTGCCGAGCAGGTCATGGCCGCGACCCGCGCCGCCGGTTTCGGCAAGGAGGTCAAGCGCCGCATCATGATCGGCACCTACGCGCTGTCCTCCGGCTACTACGAGGCCTACTACGGTCAGGCACTCAAAGTCCGGAGCCTCATCGCGCAGGACTTCGACAAGGCCTACGAGCAGGTCGACGTGCTGGTCTCGCCCACGAGCCCGTTCACGCCGTGGAAGCTCGGCGAGAAGGTCGACGATCCGCTGGCGATGTACCTGTCCGACCTGTGCACGCTCCCGACCAACCTCGCGGGGCACTGCGCGATGTCGGTGCCGTCCGGCCTCTCGGCGGACGACGGTCTCCCCGTCGGTCTGCAGATCATGGCCCCGGCCCTGGCCGACGAGCGCCTGTACCGCGTGGGTGCGGCCTTCGAGGCGGCACGAGGACCCATCGTCGCCTGA
- a CDS encoding alpha/beta-hydrolase family protein codes for MTILMVVLATVISLAPPLLPRQSVVQGVVTGVFVLVALAVLRLVVTARRRTGRAPRPARPELRVPVALVGGSVVLVTAAGAHRWQNGLREAMAVPALDVRWWLEALAVAIVVVAALLALPRLVHLLSRRGVAVAVAATLGIGATVGIGTTAAFSPGGAVDTVASPTALSAGLSGGVGSAVLWNRLGREGQKFVSLPSERSPIRIYIPLSAAPDPSARAEFAVDELRRARAFDRPHLVVAVPTGSGWVDAAAVRGFENRWGDDVAIVAQQYSDMPSWVTFVLDRGAAEEEARALVTALRAHLSTLPDERRPALHVYGQSLGASGASAVFDDEPEPCALFLAGPPAGVRTAGASVRANTSDPVVWWRPSLLWSPPDLSHARADAPTPPWLPVVSFVNTTVDLLTSLEAAPGHGHRYGDDQARCTSADG; via the coding sequence ATGACGATCCTCATGGTGGTTCTCGCGACGGTGATCTCCCTCGCCCCTCCCCTGCTGCCGCGACAGTCGGTCGTGCAGGGCGTCGTCACAGGGGTGTTCGTCCTGGTCGCGCTGGCCGTTCTCCGTCTCGTCGTGACCGCGAGGCGGCGGACCGGTCGGGCTCCGCGGCCGGCGAGACCGGAACTGCGTGTGCCCGTCGCGCTCGTCGGCGGATCCGTCGTGCTGGTCACGGCCGCCGGTGCGCATCGGTGGCAGAACGGTCTGCGGGAGGCGATGGCGGTCCCGGCGCTGGATGTGCGCTGGTGGCTGGAGGCACTGGCAGTCGCGATCGTGGTCGTCGCGGCGCTGCTCGCCCTTCCGCGCCTCGTGCACCTCCTGTCGCGACGCGGGGTGGCGGTGGCCGTCGCCGCGACGCTGGGAATCGGCGCCACGGTTGGGATCGGCACCACGGCGGCCTTCTCACCCGGAGGGGCGGTCGACACGGTCGCCTCCCCCACCGCGCTCTCGGCGGGATTGTCGGGTGGCGTGGGATCGGCGGTGTTGTGGAACCGGTTGGGTCGAGAGGGGCAGAAGTTCGTGTCCCTGCCCTCCGAGAGGTCACCGATCCGGATCTACATACCGTTGTCGGCCGCGCCGGATCCGTCTGCGCGCGCCGAGTTCGCGGTGGACGAACTCCGCCGGGCGAGAGCCTTCGACCGACCGCATCTCGTGGTGGCCGTGCCGACCGGCTCGGGCTGGGTCGATGCCGCTGCGGTTCGCGGCTTCGAGAACCGGTGGGGCGACGATGTCGCCATCGTCGCCCAGCAGTACTCGGACATGCCGAGCTGGGTGACCTTCGTCCTCGATCGCGGTGCTGCGGAGGAGGAGGCCCGCGCGCTCGTCACCGCCTTGCGGGCGCACCTGTCCACGCTGCCCGACGAGCGACGCCCCGCCCTGCACGTCTACGGGCAGTCTCTGGGAGCGTCCGGCGCGAGCGCCGTCTTCGACGACGAACCGGAGCCGTGTGCACTGTTCCTCGCGGGGCCACCCGCGGGGGTCCGCACCGCCGGTGCGAGTGTCCGGGCGAACACCTCCGACCCGGTGGTGTGGTGGCGGCCGTCGCTGCTGTGGTCGCCGCCCGATCTGTCGCATGCGCGCGCCGATGCCCCGACCCCGCCGTGGCTGCCGGTGGTGTCGTTCGTGAACACAACGGTGGACCTGCTCACCTCGCTCGAGGCGGCACCCGGTCACGGTCATCGCTACGGCGACGATCAGGCGCGGTGCACCTCCGCCGACGGGTAG
- a CDS encoding sensor histidine kinase, whose product MRTAGRLGRGRWSVITVVTVTLILYAIAWPTLPLTHDVSPPLLPLISGMAVFPFLLVLVRPALGWAAAAAAGLVIPITFDLVPGYDYPWQVVHIMVMLALVFAVAIREEIRIVLVVWVSTVLLFAAFVPGSDGWGWGIGISALVVFGLLVRWLVISRRQLAQQEEASELERARRAILEEKAHIARDLHDIVAHHMSMIVVQAQSAPYRLPDVNDDVRAEFDALGATAREALNEVRTLLGVLRSDGQLPEHEPQPDIDRIGELFESSRRAGMALETETVGVPAPVSDGVGLTVYRILQESLANAARHAPGARVSARLQWEPATVTVEVTNGPASPGQVDTTVRQSDRSGGNGILGMVERASVVGGQLVAHPRPGGGFEVRAVLPVLTGA is encoded by the coding sequence GTGAGAACCGCGGGACGCCTGGGCCGGGGACGGTGGAGCGTCATCACCGTGGTCACCGTGACGTTGATCCTCTATGCGATCGCGTGGCCGACGCTGCCCCTGACCCACGACGTCTCCCCACCCCTGTTGCCGCTGATCTCGGGGATGGCGGTGTTCCCGTTCCTCCTCGTGCTCGTCCGGCCGGCGCTCGGGTGGGCGGCGGCCGCGGCGGCGGGACTCGTCATCCCGATAACGTTCGACCTGGTCCCCGGCTACGACTATCCGTGGCAGGTCGTGCACATCATGGTGATGCTCGCGCTGGTGTTCGCCGTGGCGATCCGCGAGGAGATCCGGATCGTCCTCGTCGTCTGGGTCTCGACGGTTCTGCTCTTCGCGGCCTTCGTCCCCGGCAGCGACGGCTGGGGCTGGGGGATCGGGATCAGCGCGCTGGTGGTGTTCGGGCTGTTGGTGCGCTGGCTGGTGATCTCCCGACGGCAACTCGCCCAGCAGGAGGAAGCCAGCGAGCTCGAACGTGCACGGCGCGCCATCCTCGAGGAGAAGGCCCACATCGCACGCGACCTCCACGACATCGTTGCCCATCACATGTCGATGATCGTCGTGCAGGCGCAGAGCGCGCCCTACCGGCTCCCGGACGTGAACGACGACGTGCGCGCCGAATTCGACGCCCTCGGTGCGACCGCACGGGAGGCGCTGAACGAGGTCCGCACCCTGCTCGGAGTACTCCGCAGCGACGGGCAGCTCCCCGAACACGAACCGCAGCCCGACATCGACCGCATCGGTGAGCTGTTCGAGTCCTCCCGCCGAGCCGGGATGGCGCTCGAGACGGAGACGGTCGGCGTCCCCGCACCCGTCTCCGACGGTGTCGGACTCACCGTCTACCGGATCCTGCAAGAGTCTCTGGCGAACGCGGCCCGGCACGCACCCGGCGCCCGCGTGTCCGCACGACTGCAGTGGGAGCCGGCGACCGTCACGGTGGAGGTGACCAACGGGCCGGCCTCGCCCGGTCAGGTCGACACCACCGTTCGGCAGTCGGACCGCAGCGGCGGCAACGGAATCCTCGGCATGGTCGAACGTGCGTCCGTCGTGGGCGGGCAACTCGTCGCCCATCCCCGCCCCGGCGGCGGTTTCGAGGTCCGAGCGGTTCTCCCGGTGCTGACCGGGGCCTAA
- a CDS encoding response regulator — protein MTEPHPPITVFIADDQAMVRQGFGALLGAQPDISVVGDAPDGRAAVSEVARLRPDVVLMDVRMPEMNGLDAARHILADTREPRSKVLMLTTFDLDDYVYESLGMGASGFLLKDAPADELVRAVRVVADGQALLAPTVTRRLIADVTSRRGPARGRDRVLDPLTPRELEVLELIAHGLSNTEIAERLFVAEQTVKTHVGKVLAKLHLRDRAQAVVLAYESGLVTPG, from the coding sequence ATGACCGAACCGCACCCTCCCATCACCGTGTTCATCGCCGACGACCAGGCAATGGTCCGGCAGGGCTTCGGAGCACTGCTCGGAGCCCAGCCCGACATCAGCGTCGTCGGCGATGCCCCCGACGGTCGAGCGGCTGTCTCGGAGGTCGCGCGACTGCGGCCCGACGTCGTCCTCATGGACGTGCGCATGCCCGAGATGAACGGTCTCGACGCGGCGCGGCACATCCTTGCCGACACCCGTGAGCCGCGGTCGAAGGTGCTCATGCTCACCACCTTCGACCTCGACGACTACGTCTACGAGTCGCTCGGGATGGGAGCAAGCGGGTTTCTGCTCAAGGACGCCCCCGCCGACGAACTCGTGCGGGCCGTGAGGGTGGTCGCCGATGGTCAGGCACTGCTCGCGCCGACCGTCACCCGTCGCCTCATCGCCGACGTCACCAGCCGGCGCGGGCCGGCGAGAGGGCGCGACCGCGTCCTCGATCCGCTGACCCCGCGTGAACTCGAGGTGCTGGAACTGATCGCACACGGCCTGTCGAACACCGAGATCGCAGAACGATTGTTCGTCGCCGAGCAGACCGTGAAGACCCACGTCGGCAAGGTTCTCGCAAAACTGCACCTGCGCGACCGGGCACAGGCCGTGGTGCTCGCCTACGAGTCCGGTCTCGTCACACCCGGCTGA
- a CDS encoding 6-phosphofructokinase, translating into MTRIGILTSGGDCPGLNAVIRGAVLKGTEVHGQEFVGFLDGWRGLVEGDVIPLDRSRVRGLAQQGGTILGTSRFGPYQGPDGGAQNIQKTLGRLGIDAVIAIGGEGTAAASKRLFGEGIRIVGVPKTIDNDLSHTDYTFGFDTAVEIATVAIDRLRTTGNSHKRCMVLEVMGRHAGWIALHAGTAGGAHAILIPEHPESLEQICEWVTSVRDRGRSPMVVVAEGFTLPEMEEAYSTKGLDGFDRPRLGGIAEVLAPLIEKHTGVEARATVLGHIQRGGVPTAFDRVLATRLGMAVTDLVAEEDWGRMVALHGTDIARVDFDELAEPKYVPDERYQEMRILFG; encoded by the coding sequence GTGACGAGGATCGGAATTCTCACCAGTGGCGGGGACTGCCCCGGGCTCAACGCGGTCATCCGCGGTGCGGTGCTCAAGGGCACCGAGGTCCACGGACAGGAGTTCGTCGGATTCCTCGACGGCTGGCGCGGTCTCGTCGAGGGCGATGTGATCCCGTTGGACCGCAGCCGTGTTCGCGGTCTCGCCCAGCAGGGTGGCACGATCCTCGGCACGAGCCGGTTCGGTCCGTACCAGGGACCCGACGGTGGGGCACAGAACATCCAGAAGACCCTCGGCCGCCTCGGGATCGACGCGGTGATCGCCATCGGGGGAGAGGGCACCGCTGCCGCCTCGAAGCGACTGTTCGGTGAAGGGATCCGCATCGTCGGTGTGCCGAAGACGATCGACAACGACCTCAGCCACACCGACTACACCTTCGGTTTCGACACGGCCGTCGAGATCGCGACGGTGGCGATCGACCGTCTCCGCACCACCGGCAACTCCCACAAGCGGTGCATGGTGCTCGAGGTCATGGGCCGGCACGCCGGATGGATCGCATTGCACGCGGGTACTGCCGGTGGTGCACACGCCATCCTCATCCCCGAACACCCCGAGAGCCTCGAACAGATCTGCGAGTGGGTGACCAGCGTCCGCGACCGCGGGCGTTCGCCGATGGTTGTCGTCGCTGAGGGCTTCACACTGCCCGAGATGGAGGAGGCGTACTCCACCAAGGGGCTCGACGGATTCGACCGGCCGCGTCTCGGCGGTATCGCGGAGGTGCTCGCGCCGCTCATCGAGAAGCACACCGGCGTCGAGGCCCGCGCGACGGTGCTCGGTCACATCCAACGGGGCGGTGTCCCCACGGCATTCGACCGGGTGCTCGCCACGCGACTCGGCATGGCGGTGACCGATCTCGTCGCCGAGGAGGATTGGGGGCGCATGGTCGCCCTGCACGGCACCGACATCGCTCGGGTCGATTTCGACGAGCTCGCCGAACCGAAGTACGTGCCCGACGAGCGCTATCAGGAGATGCGGATCCTGTTCGGGTGA
- the gatB gene encoding Asp-tRNA(Asn)/Glu-tRNA(Gln) amidotransferase subunit GatB, translating into MTASVSADLLAYDDVLAKFEPVMGMEVHVELHTATKMFCGCPTTFGAEPNTQVCPVCLGLPGALPVVNQAAVESAIRIGLALNCSITPWGRFARKNYFYPDQPKNYQISQYDEPIATDGYLDVVLDDGTTWRVDIERAHMEEDTGKSLHVGGATGRIHGASHSLLDYNRAGVPLVEIVTKPIVGAGERAPEVARAYVTALRDLLEALDVSDVRMDQGSMRCDANISLMPIGAKEFGTRTETKNVNSLKSVEVAVRYEMRRQAAVLVSGGEVIQETRHFQEADGTTSPGRRKETAEDYRYFPEPDLEPIAPDAAWVEELRATLPELPWLRRARIQADWGVSDEEMRDLVNAGALDLVIATTEAGAPASEARSWWVAYLAQQANTRGVELAELPITPEQVARVIALVADGKLTNKLARQVVDGVLAGEGEPDEVVAARGLEVVRDDSALQAAVDAALAANPDIADKIRSGKVQAAGKIVGDVMKATRGQADPARVKELVIAACS; encoded by the coding sequence ATGACTGCCTCCGTGTCCGCTGACCTGCTCGCCTACGACGACGTGCTCGCGAAGTTCGAGCCCGTGATGGGCATGGAGGTGCACGTCGAGCTGCACACCGCCACCAAGATGTTCTGCGGCTGCCCGACCACCTTCGGCGCCGAGCCCAACACGCAGGTGTGTCCGGTCTGCCTCGGTCTGCCGGGGGCGCTGCCCGTCGTCAACCAGGCCGCGGTCGAGTCCGCGATCCGCATCGGCCTCGCGCTGAACTGCTCGATCACCCCGTGGGGTCGCTTCGCGCGTAAGAACTACTTCTACCCGGATCAGCCGAAGAACTACCAGATTTCGCAGTACGACGAGCCGATCGCCACCGACGGATATCTCGATGTCGTACTCGATGACGGCACCACCTGGCGGGTCGACATCGAGCGCGCGCACATGGAGGAGGACACCGGCAAGTCGCTGCACGTCGGTGGCGCCACCGGTCGCATCCACGGTGCGAGCCACTCGCTTCTCGACTACAACCGCGCCGGTGTGCCGCTCGTCGAGATCGTCACCAAGCCGATCGTCGGTGCCGGCGAGCGCGCCCCCGAGGTCGCCCGCGCCTACGTCACCGCCCTGCGCGACCTGCTCGAGGCACTCGACGTCTCCGACGTCCGCATGGACCAGGGTTCGATGCGGTGCGACGCGAACATCTCGCTGATGCCCATCGGCGCGAAGGAGTTCGGTACCCGCACCGAGACGAAGAACGTCAACTCTCTCAAGTCCGTCGAGGTGGCCGTGCGCTACGAGATGCGGCGCCAGGCGGCCGTACTGGTCTCCGGTGGTGAGGTGATCCAGGAGACCCGGCACTTCCAGGAGGCCGACGGCACCACCTCGCCCGGTCGCCGCAAGGAGACCGCCGAGGACTACCGCTACTTCCCGGAGCCCGACCTCGAGCCGATCGCGCCCGACGCCGCCTGGGTCGAAGAGCTGCGCGCGACGCTGCCCGAGCTGCCGTGGCTGCGCCGCGCCCGCATCCAGGCCGACTGGGGTGTCTCCGACGAGGAGATGCGCGACCTCGTCAACGCCGGAGCGCTCGACCTCGTCATCGCGACCACCGAGGCCGGCGCCCCCGCCTCGGAGGCCCGCTCGTGGTGGGTCGCCTACCTGGCCCAGCAGGCCAACACCCGCGGTGTCGAACTCGCCGAACTGCCTATCACACCCGAACAGGTCGCCCGCGTCATCGCGCTGGTGGCCGACGGCAAGCTGACGAACAAGCTGGCCCGTCAGGTCGTCGACGGTGTGCTCGCCGGTGAGGGCGAGCCCGACGAGGTGGTCGCCGCTCGCGGTCTCGAGGTCGTGCGCGACGATTCGGCGCTGCAGGCCGCGGTCGACGCCGCGCTGGCCGCCAACCCCGACATCGCCGACAAGATCCGTTCCGGCAAGGTCCAGGCGGCCGGCAAGATCGTCGGCGACGTCATGAAGGCCACTCGCGGACAGGCCGATCCGGCGCGCGTGAAGGAACTCGTCATCGCTGCGTGCAGTTGA
- a CDS encoding cation:proton antiporter, with product MDAAVATSLFWIAVAAVLAPLIAGAVPRRLVPEVVLLLVAGVLIGPYAFDLAETGSEIGILRELGLGMLFLLAGYEIDPAELRGRGGRRAMLTWCVCMLLALGTVAALGAVGQVHAEIAVAIALTSTALGTLLPILADRGLVATPLGRSVLNHGAFGELLPVVAMATLLGARGALGSLIVLLAFAVVAVAVAVLPTWILGEGSRFTQFVRLGSDTTAQIPVRLTMLLLVGLIAVAAVFDLDIILGAFAAGFILRRTIPAGDERLEKKLDGLGYGFLIPIFFVTSGMAIDVGAVASAPGILLAFLGLLVLVRGVPVFVASRLERDETGNRMFGTAEQLQIALYSTTGLPLIVAVTGVAVSADQMTNASASILVAAGAVTVLVLPMLAGLLHHPAAAQTPGRA from the coding sequence ATGGACGCTGCTGTCGCCACCTCGCTGTTCTGGATCGCCGTCGCGGCGGTGCTGGCACCGCTGATCGCCGGCGCCGTCCCGCGTCGGCTGGTGCCCGAGGTCGTGCTGCTGCTGGTGGCCGGTGTCCTCATCGGCCCCTACGCGTTCGACCTCGCGGAGACGGGCAGCGAGATCGGCATCCTGCGCGAACTCGGCCTGGGGATGCTCTTCCTGCTCGCCGGATACGAGATCGACCCCGCCGAGTTGCGCGGGCGGGGTGGGCGCCGCGCGATGCTCACCTGGTGCGTGTGCATGCTGTTGGCGCTCGGTACCGTCGCCGCCCTGGGAGCGGTCGGCCAGGTGCACGCCGAGATTGCCGTGGCGATCGCCCTGACATCCACAGCGTTGGGGACGCTCCTGCCGATCCTCGCCGACCGCGGGCTCGTCGCGACCCCACTCGGACGGTCGGTGCTCAATCACGGTGCGTTCGGAGAACTGCTGCCCGTTGTGGCCATGGCAACCCTGCTCGGTGCGCGCGGCGCACTCGGCTCGCTGATCGTCCTGCTGGCGTTCGCGGTCGTGGCCGTCGCCGTCGCCGTGCTGCCGACCTGGATCCTGGGGGAGGGCTCACGGTTCACCCAGTTCGTCCGGCTCGGCTCCGACACCACCGCCCAGATCCCGGTGCGCCTGACAATGTTGCTGCTCGTCGGACTCATCGCCGTCGCCGCCGTCTTCGATCTCGACATCATTCTCGGGGCCTTCGCGGCCGGCTTCATCCTGCGCCGCACGATCCCGGCGGGCGACGAGCGGCTCGAGAAGAAGCTCGACGGTCTCGGATACGGCTTCCTCATCCCGATCTTCTTCGTCACCTCGGGCATGGCGATCGACGTCGGTGCAGTTGCGAGTGCCCCGGGCATCCTGCTGGCATTCCTCGGACTGCTCGTCCTGGTGAGGGGTGTACCGGTGTTCGTCGCATCGCGCCTCGAACGCGACGAGACCGGCAACCGCATGTTCGGAACCGCCGAACAACTGCAGATCGCCCTGTACTCCACTACGGGTCTGCCACTGATCGTCGCGGTCACCGGCGTCGCGGTGAGTGCCGATCAGATGACGAACGCGAGCGCGTCGATCCTCGTGGCGGCGGGCGCCGTCACCGTCCTCGTTCTCCCGATGCTCGCGGGGCTGCTCCACCACCCCGCTGCGGCGCAGACACCGGGGCGGGCATGA
- a CDS encoding PQQ-dependent sugar dehydrogenase — translation MTPGTRWTGSWGVRAAAAVLAVGVLAVPSCARFDDSASTPFTPEPTFDPGPGVGPQDPTETTTTSASPKPPGPCVDPDPSVIATCLDVTGGLVTMPDGNSALVTERRTGRILQVAPETEPVEIATIPVDGSGDGGLLDVALSPTFAEDRLLYAYITTASDNRVVRIAAGDTPKDVLTGIPRGATGNSGAIEFVSPTELAVLTGDAGNAAAANDPNVLSGKLLNLPLPAPGAAPAPSVMLSGIGTAGDVCRDPNGNLWITDRTPLEDRLQRVGVDGSTGTGPAWTWPERPGVAGCAAAPDGIAISLTDAKAVAVVATDPGTGAVTASPVLAAEDRYGMLRGASSSPDGLLWVSTVNKSGAEPGPNDDRVIRIQFPAGGGGFD, via the coding sequence ATGACACCGGGTACGCGATGGACGGGTTCGTGGGGCGTACGTGCGGCAGCGGCGGTGCTCGCCGTCGGAGTCCTCGCCGTCCCATCCTGCGCCCGCTTCGACGACTCCGCGTCGACCCCGTTCACTCCCGAGCCCACCTTCGACCCGGGACCGGGCGTCGGACCCCAGGACCCCACCGAGACGACGACGACGAGCGCCTCCCCCAAGCCACCGGGGCCCTGTGTCGACCCCGATCCGTCCGTGATCGCGACCTGCCTCGACGTCACCGGCGGCCTGGTGACGATGCCCGATGGCAACTCCGCGCTCGTCACCGAGCGTCGGACGGGCCGGATACTGCAGGTCGCCCCGGAGACCGAGCCGGTGGAGATCGCGACGATCCCGGTCGACGGATCCGGGGACGGTGGGCTCCTGGACGTGGCACTCTCCCCCACCTTCGCCGAGGACCGACTGCTCTACGCCTACATCACCACGGCCTCGGACAACCGCGTGGTCCGCATCGCCGCGGGCGACACTCCCAAGGACGTGCTGACGGGAATCCCGCGCGGCGCGACGGGCAATTCCGGCGCCATCGAATTCGTCTCGCCCACCGAGCTCGCCGTCCTGACCGGCGACGCCGGAAACGCAGCGGCCGCAAACGATCCGAACGTCCTGTCCGGCAAGCTCCTGAACCTGCCGCTCCCGGCACCCGGCGCAGCACCCGCTCCCTCGGTGATGCTGTCGGGGATCGGCACCGCGGGCGATGTGTGCCGCGATCCGAACGGCAACCTGTGGATCACCGACCGCACTCCCCTCGAGGACCGGCTCCAACGGGTCGGGGTCGACGGCTCGACCGGCACCGGCCCGGCCTGGACGTGGCCCGAGCGGCCCGGTGTCGCCGGGTGCGCGGCGGCTCCCGACGGGATCGCGATCTCGCTCACCGACGCGAAGGCCGTCGCGGTCGTCGCTACCGATCCGGGGACCGGCGCGGTCACGGCGTCCCCCGTCCTCGCGGCGGAGGACCGCTACGGCATGCTGCGCGGCGCCTCTTCGTCGCCCGACGGCCTGCTGTGGGTCTCGACGGTCAACAAGTCCGGCGCCGAACCGGGACCGAACGACGACCGCGTCATCCGCATCCAGTTCCCGGCCGGTGGCGGCGGATTCGACTGA